The nucleotide sequence TTCAGAATAAAGAAAATGTAATTGATTCAACAAGTTTTGCTACCGCTGTAAAGAGCTGCTTTAGCGGACTGTACGCATCAGATCTCCTTTTAAACGGAGATTTCAAGCAGCTTTTTGTTGCATCAAGACCACCCGGACATCATGCCGATTACAGCAGGGCATACGGTTTTTGCTTTTTCAACAATGTAGCGATTACAGCAAAATATCTTTTGGATTCCAAAGTTTTTCAAAAAATAATGATTATAGATATCGATGTACACCACGGAAACGGTACCCAAAACATCTTTTATGACAGTAAAAATGTTTTCTATTACAGCATTCACGAACACCCGACTTTCCTTTTTCCAGGGACAGGGAGATTTTTTGACACAGGTAAAAACAGTGGAAAAGGTTTCACTCTAAATTCACCGATGAAACCGGAAAGCGGAGATGATGATTATTTCAAAGAACTGCTTAACAAATTGTACCCTGCTGTCTGCGAATTTAAACCGGAAATTATTTTGGTTTCAGCAGGTTATGACGGTCATAAAGATGATATTATGGGTGATATTTCTTTGAGCACAAATGGATTCCGCAGAATTTTTTACGCTTTGAAATATCTGGCTGCAGAATATTGTGAAGACAGAATCATGATTTTTTTGGAGGGTGGTTATGAGCCCGAGGTTTTAGCAAGTTGTGTTTTAAATACCCTTGACGTAATGACTGACGGCTACGACATAAACATCTTCGACGCACTTGCAACAGCTGATATGTTCGGGTTATTTTAGTAAGCAGATACGCAGAAATTGTTAATATATAGATAGAGATTCCTCGGCTTCGCTCGGGATGTTCCGTGTTAAAAGTCAAGCATTTTTTGCAACCAAAGTTAAATTATTTGCATGATCCGGATCATACGGTTTGCCACTTTTCAATACACCAAATGCCTGCCTTATCAACTTGTTCGCTACTGCTATTAAGGCAACCTTTTTAGGCTTACCTTTAGCTACAAGTCTCTCATATAATTCTGCGCATGATTTATTATACTTGCAAGCTGAAAGTGAGCATAAATACAGTATCGTCCGCATATAGCCGTTGCCCTTCTTCGATATTTTACCTCTGCCATTGACCGATGTCCCTGACTGGTAAATACTGGGACATATACCCACAAAACTCGTTACATCCTTACCTCTATCAAAATTTGCAAAACCGTTTAATTTGCCCAAAATCACTCCTGTCAGCTTTAACCCAACTCCAGGAATACTCGAAAGCAATTTATACTCTTCGACATACTTCTCCCGCAGCAATATGTCTAATTCTTTTTCTATCTTTTTTATCTCTTTCTTAAAATTCTCTATAAGTTTTTTATAAGCATTTAGTGTGCTATTGTCTTTGAAAGGTAAATATTCAATCGCTTCAATCTGGTTACTCAACATATTTATCTGCTTATGAAAATCTTCCACCGCTTTAAGTTTCATATCTATCTTATAATAGTCTATATCCCGGGGAGAAAATAGCCAATCATCTCCGTTAATATAACCATACTCCGCTATCAAACGGGCATCGGCCTTGTCTGTCTTTACACGTTTTAAATTCATCTGTGAGTACCTCTTTATTACAAGAGGATTCGCTACACTTACAATATAACCACATTCCTTGCTCAAATGGGTTGCTAATCTTAAATGGTATACTCCCGTATTTTCCAGCATAAAAAGAACTTTGGAAAAATCTATTCCCTTCTCCTTCTTAACAAAATCATTAAAAAATGATTTTACCGTGTTTCTTGTCTCATAGCTTATGTGACTCTTGCCATCATATAAGCTGATTGACAACGTTTCCTTGGATACATCAATTCCCACTACTTTTTCATAGCTCTTCATCGTAAAGCTCCTCATTTTTTTACTTGAGCTTTGCTTTCCTATACGCTATCATCGTAACACATGCAGGCTTTATGCCTAATGTTCCGTTCAGGTTTCGGAAAGCTGAAGGTGGGGACAACATTGCGAACGGTTTCGTTGAACCAATGACAATCATGTCCTTTATCACCTTCAGTGCTCTGGAACCTTATACAACTTTTTAATAGCCTGTTAAACAATTTTTCCTACTTTCTTAATATACGATGACATATTTAATTAGTTGTCACCTCGAGCGTAGTCGAGAGGTCTCTTTTTTAAACATCGAATATTATTTCTCCACACCGGCTAACCGGACTGTCCACAAAAAACAGCCAAAACCTATAATCAAATAATACCATCAAACATCTTCTGAATCAATAATATAAGTCTTTTTGATAATTCTAACAAATACCGTGATGAGTAATGGGTTATGCGTAATGGGTTATGCGTAATATGAGATGTTCAGTGTTGAATGCCCACAACCAATATACCACTTCTCCAACTTAATATATTAACCATAGATTAAATAAGTCGGCCATATTAACACATATTTCTTTCCATTATAACTAAATTCAAGCCGCCCATTAAAAGAACAATCAATCAGAATATGCCCGAATGTACCATCATTGAGATAAATTTACAATACACTGCATTGACCTTATATTGTTTTATCAAATTCTTATATGCATTATAACAGGTATTTAAATATTTTTCATTTTATTTCAAATAGTTATATCATAGAATATATTAATAATATTAAAAATTATACTTACCATAAGATTTTATATTTAACGTCAGTCTATTTGATAATAATATGTTAAAATATATAATTATTGATTTTATCTATATCCAAAAACAGCAATATTGTTTTATAAAATTTTTTGCAAAATATTACATTTTTTTGTTTACTTTGCATTAATGTTGATTTATAGTTTACTCTATACTCACAATCCGTCTATAATGGGCAGATGTTAGGTTTACTATAAAAGCTTGAAATAAAAACAGCAGGAGGAATTTATGGAAATGGAGAAAAAAGGTAAGGTAACCAAAGAAGAGGCGCTTGAATACCATATGGGACACAGACACGGCAAAATAGAGGTGGTTGCAACTAAACCCTGCTTCACTCAGAGGGAGCTGTCACTTGCATATTCACCCGGTGTATCATACCCATGTCTGGAAATAGAAAATGATCCTGAAAAAGTTTATGATTACACAGCAAAGGGCAATCTTGTGGCCGTACTGTCCAACGGGACTGCTGTTCTTGGTCTGGGAAATATAGGGGCGGCTGCTGGAAAACCTGTCATGGAAGGAAAAGGCGTGCTCTTTAAGCGGTTTGCAGATGTTGATGTTTTTGATATAGAGGTAAACTCTCAGAACCCTGATGAGGTAATAAAAGCTGCCGAACTTATCGAACCCACCTTTGGCGGTATAAATTTGGAAGACATCAAAGCTCCAGACTGCTTTTATATTGAAGAAACTTTAAGAGAGCGCTTAAATATACCTGTTTTTCACGATGATCAGCATGGCACAGCCATTATCGCATTGGCAGCACTTCTCAATGCCTCAGAAATTGTGAAGAAGGAAATTTCGGATTTAAAAGTGGTTATCAACGGGGCAGGAGCTTCAGCCATAGCCATTGCAAAGCTGATAATCTCTACGGGAGTTAAGAAAGAAAACGTCATAATGTGTGATTCCAAAGGTGTTATCTATCAGGGTCGTACAGAGGGTATAAATAAATATAAAGAAAAATTTGCCGTGGATACGGACAAAAGAACACTTCTGGAAGCGATGGACGGAGCTGACGTATTTTTGGGATTATCCGTAAAAGGTGCAGTCACAAAAGAAATGGTAAAAATGATGAACAGAAACCCCATTATTATGGCAATGGCCAACCCTGACCCGGAAATTACCCCAGAAGAAGTTGAAGAAGTAAGAGGTGACGCCATAATGGCAACAGGAAGATCGGATTATCCGAATCAGGTAAACAATGTTCTCGGTTTTCCTTTTATCTTCAGAGGTGCACTTGACGTCAGGGCAACAGCCATTAATGAGGAAATGAAACTGGCTGCGGCCAAAGCACTCGCTGAGCTTGCAAGACAGGACGTTCCCGAATCTGTGTGCAAAGCTTACGGGCTGGAAAAAATTGAATTTGGCAAAGAGTATATTATTCCCAAGCCGTTTGATCCAAGGGTTTTGACAACAGTTGCACCGGCTGTGGCACAAACTGCAATGGAAACAGGTGTGGCACGAGTGGAAATAAAAGACTGGGACAAATATAAAGATGTCCTTGAATCAAGACTTTCTATAGCAAAAGAATTTACACGGCAGATTATAAATAAAGCCAGATTTAATCCTAAAAAGATCGTTATGGCTGAAGGCAATTATGAAAAAATACTAAGAGCTTCACAGAAAATTGTTGAGGAAGGATTCGCAACACCGGTAATTCTTGGCGATGAAGCTGAAATAAAAGAGCTGGCCGATATTAACAATATCAATCTGGAAGGCTGCGAGATAATTGATCCGGCAAAATCTGACAAACTTGAGGAGTATGCCGAACAGCTATTTAATCAGAGGCAGCGAAAGGGTATGACCAAAGTTGAGGCCAAGAGAAGATTGATAAGAATAACAAACTACTACGGCTCCATGATGGTAC is from Flexistipes sinusarabici DSM 4947 and encodes:
- a CDS encoding phosphate acyltransferase; the protein is MEKKGKVTKEEALEYHMGHRHGKIEVVATKPCFTQRELSLAYSPGVSYPCLEIENDPEKVYDYTAKGNLVAVLSNGTAVLGLGNIGAAAGKPVMEGKGVLFKRFADVDVFDIEVNSQNPDEVIKAAELIEPTFGGINLEDIKAPDCFYIEETLRERLNIPVFHDDQHGTAIIALAALLNASEIVKKEISDLKVVINGAGASAIAIAKLIISTGVKKENVIMCDSKGVIYQGRTEGINKYKEKFAVDTDKRTLLEAMDGADVFLGLSVKGAVTKEMVKMMNRNPIIMAMANPDPEITPEEVEEVRGDAIMATGRSDYPNQVNNVLGFPFIFRGALDVRATAINEEMKLAAAKALAELARQDVPESVCKAYGLEKIEFGKEYIIPKPFDPRVLTTVAPAVAQTAMETGVARVEIKDWDKYKDVLESRLSIAKEFTRQIINKARFNPKKIVMAEGNYEKILRASQKIVEEGFATPVILGDEAEIKELADINNINLEGCEIIDPAKSDKLEEYAEQLFNQRQRKGMTKVEAKRRLIRITNYYGSMMVLNGEADCMLTGFSRSYPESVKPFLETVPLQKDYKVPSGSYFMVFKENIVLCADTTVNIDPDAEQLAEIALQSTETWKKFDTDAKIAMLSFTNFGSVRIPRTKKVSDAMKMVKEKHPELIIDGDMQADTATYPPIAQDAFPFSAIQGDANTLVFPNLEAGNIAYKLLYRLGGGTAIGPILQGFCKSVHVLQRGSDVNEIVNMAAIAVVDAHYKEQHKDEICK
- a CDS encoding IS110 family transposase; translation: MRSFTMKSYEKVVGIDVSKETLSISLYDGKSHISYETRNTVKSFFNDFVKKEKGIDFSKVLFMLENTGVYHLRLATHLSKECGYIVSVANPLVIKRYSQMNLKRVKTDKADARLIAEYGYINGDDWLFSPRDIDYYKIDMKLKAVEDFHKQINMLSNQIEAIEYLPFKDNSTLNAYKKLIENFKKEIKKIEKELDILLREKYVEEYKLLSSIPGVGLKLTGVILGKLNGFANFDRGKDVTSFVGICPSIYQSGTSVNGRGKISKKGNGYMRTILYLCSLSACKYNKSCAELYERLVAKGKPKKVALIAVANKLIRQAFGVLKSGKPYDPDHANNLTLVAKNA
- a CDS encoding histone deacetylase family protein, translating into MLGFIYHNDFLRHNTGEKHPEHPSRLKSVYNHLLESDLVKTDRVNAVKAEFNYDISRIARIHSPGYIENFKKESNTGNSYFQNKENVIDSTSFATAVKSCFSGLYASDLLLNGDFKQLFVASRPPGHHADYSRAYGFCFFNNVAITAKYLLDSKVFQKIMIIDIDVHHGNGTQNIFYDSKNVFYYSIHEHPTFLFPGTGRFFDTGKNSGKGFTLNSPMKPESGDDDYFKELLNKLYPAVCEFKPEIILVSAGYDGHKDDIMGDISLSTNGFRRIFYALKYLAAEYCEDRIMIFLEGGYEPEVLASCVLNTLDVMTDGYDINIFDALATADMFGLF